TCATCAACAATAATAGCCGCTAATTGACCAGCGACATCCGTCAATTCATCGTAACCGACATACTCACTCGGTGTCTTAATATCCATCAATAAGCCACGTTGAACCCCCATAGATTTGGCGCCACTACGGGCATTCCGAGCCCGGTCACGTTGCGCTTTCATTTCAACTTCAAACCCAGCTTCGTCAACGGCTAACGCTTCATCGCCGGCATATTCTTTGGTTAATTCAAAGGGAAAACCGTACGTATCGTATAATTTAAACGCTGCCGCACCAGATAAGGTCGTCTCATTGGCCGCTTTCGTGCTGGCAATCAAGTCATTTAGTAAACTCAAGCCATCATTTAACGTTTCATTAAAGCGACTTTCTTCAGAACGCACAATTTTTGCAATATAATCACTATTCTTTAAGACATCCGGATAGTGTGATTGCATGATTTCGCCCACAATCGGCACTAATTGGTCTAAAAAGGCATCTTTCAGGCCCAACTTTTGACCATGCAAAATAGCCCGGCGAATTAAGCGACGAATGACGTAGCCTCGTCCTTCATTAGAAGGCAAGGCGCCATCACTGATGGCAAACGTAATAGTCCGTGCATGATCCGCAATGACCTTAAACGACACATCGTCCTGGTCATTTTCACCATAATGCTTATCGGCACTGAGCGCTTCCGTCTTATGAATAATCGGTAAGAATAAATCCGTTTCAAAGTTAGTGGGCGCATTTTGGAAGATTGACACGACCCGTTCAAGCCCCATCCCCGTATCAATGTTCTTTCGGGGTAGTGGTTCATAAGTGCCTTCCGGCGTATGGTTAAATTGTGAAAAGACGATATTCCAAACTTCTAAGTACCGTTCATTTTCACCACCGGGATAATTTTCTGGATCATCCGCTGCGAGATTATTAAAACTTTCGCCACGATCATAAAAGATTTCAGAATCTGGACCAGAAGGGCCCTGACCAATATCCCAGAAGTTATCTTCAACTTTAATAATGTGGTCCGGCGCAACGCCGGTAGCTTCCCAAAACTTAGCGGCATCCGTATCTTTAGGATAGACCGTCATATAGAGTTTCTCTGGGTCCCAGCCAAACCATTTTGGCGACGTCAACAATTCCCAAGCCCAAGCAATCGCTTCTTTTTTGAAGTAATCCCCCACTGAGAAGTTTCCCAGCATTTCAAATAGCGTATGATGCCGTGCGGTCCGGCCCACGTTTTCAATATCATTGGTGCGGATACTCTTTTGTGAACTCGTCATGCGGGGATTATCTGGCACAACTGACCCATCAAAATACTTCTTCATCGTTGCCACACCGGAGTTAATCCATAATAACGTTGGATCATCAACGGGAACTAACGACGCACTAGGCACAATGGTATGGCCCTTTTCATGGAAAAAGTCCAAATACATTTGCCGAATTTCACTACTGCTTAATTTTTTCATTGCTTCATAGCACCTTTCTTGGTTAGGTCTAAATTATGGCAAAAAAACACCGTTGCTAGCAAAGACGCTGTTAACGCGGTACCACTCTGCTTGCAACGATGTATTCGTTTACCTCTTAAGCTCATTAACGCTGAGAAACGGACTAGTTCACTAGTCAGTCGAACCCAAGGGAGCATGCGCGACACACCGCGTTTCTTGCAGCCAAACAAAACGTCTCTAAATCGGTGTCAGCCTCGCACATATCCTTACTCTAAAAGTATAGAAAACTTAAGCCGTATTGTCAACTAAGCAACTGTTAAACCTTAAGCGTCCAGCCAAGCTTTTAAGGCGACCCCCGTCCGTGATGTCGCCACCTTAATGGCGGCTTTCGGCGTCCCACTATACTGAATTTGACCGCCATATTGACCGGCATCCGGCCCTACGTCAATTAACCAGTCCGCTTGACTAATAATGGCTAGATTATGTTCAATGATAATAAGTGAGTTACCGGCCGCAACCAATTCATTGAAGAGCTTCAATAAGCGTGCGGTATCTTGTAAATGTAACCCCGCTGTGGGTTCATCTAACAAATAGATGGTCCCCTGCTTACCCAGTTCCACAGCTAACTTCAAGCGTTGCAATTCACCACCAGATAACGTCGTCAACGGTTGGGCCAAGGTCAAATAACCCAAGCCGACCCGATCTAAATTCGCTAATTGACGTGCTAATTTCGGCGACTCTTTGAAAAACTTAGCCGCCGCAGTCACAGATAGCTGGAGCACAGCTGCAATATTTTGACCATGATACAGATACTGTAGGGCCGTTTGATTATAACGTTGGCCTTGGCACAACTCACAAGTTTGCACGACCGGGTCCATAAACGCCATATTGGTAATCGTGACCCCTTTCCCCTTACAACGTGGACAAGCACCCTTCCCATTATAGCTGAACCAACCGGTCGCCACTTGATTCGCTTGACCAAATAACTTCCGAATCTCATCTAAAAGACCTAGGTAAGTCGCGGGGGTCGACCGAATATTAATCCCCACGGGGGCTTGGGCCAAATCGATATAATCGCTAGTCAATTGTGACCGCAAGGCTGTCACCAACGAGCTTTTGCCAGAGCCAGCCACCCCGGAGATGACCGTCATCACCCCTAAGGGGACCGCCACGCTCACATCTTTTAAATTATTCGCGTGGACATGCGTTAACGCCAATTGACCGGTAGGCTGACGTTCCGGGCCAAACTGATGTGGTCGTCGCAGCCAATCCCCAGTTAACGTCTTTGAGGTTAACAAGTCCTGATAAGTTCCCGTAAAGGTAACGGTCCCGCCAGCTCGACCGGCTTTCGGTCCCATCTCCACGACATAATCCGCCAATGAAATCATGGCTGGATTATGTTCGACTACGAGAATCGTATTCCCTTTTTCTTTTAATTTAGTTAGTGCTTGCCGAATCAGCTGAATATCGTGTGGATGTAGCCCAACACTCGGTTCATCCAAGATATACACCATATCGACCAACGAACTAGTCAGGTACTTGGCAATCTTAATCCGTTGAGCCTCACCACCAGAAAGTGAGCTGGTCCCACGATCTAACGTTAAATAACCCAACCCGATATCAATCAATGATTGAATTTTCGTCGCCAATTCACGAACAATCTCCGTCGCTAGCGGTGCTGTAATGCCGTTCAAAAATTGCAACACATGTTGCAAGTCCATCGCCGTGACCGTCGCAATATTTTGACCGTTAATCCGATTCGTTAAAACCTCTGCACGCAACCGAGTGCCATGACAGACAGGACAAGCCTGTCGCGTCACAATTGCGCCAATTGCAGCTTTATGATGTTCCGCTTCCTTTTTTCCAATAATTGACCGTTGAATCCGGGGCACCACCCCTTCATATAACGCAGTTCGGGGAAAGCCTTCCCCAGGCTGTTTGAGCGTCTGTTGCGGGGCATGCATCAACAATTCATATTCCGCCGGGGTATAATCCTTAATGGGTTTATCATTATCAAATAGCCCACTAGTCGCATACCGCCGCCAGCGCCATGTATTCGGCTCGAAGCTAACAAACGTGATTGCGCCCGTATTCAATGATTTTTCAGGATCAATCAACTGCGTCTCATCAATATCATCCACATAACCTAACCCCTGACAATTGGGGCACATCCCCTGTGGTAAGTTAAACGAGAACGTATCAGAATAACCGATAAACGGTTGCCCAACCCGTGAAAATAGCAGCCGTACCAAGGAATAGATACCAGTATACGTCGCCAACGTCGACCGGGCATTCTTACCTAACCGTTGCTGGGCAATTACAATCGCCACCGGCAAATGATCAATGCGATCAACATGCGGTTGCCCATATTTTGGCAAATATTGTTGGGTAAAGCTTGGAAAGGTTTCATTCAATTCACGTCTGGATGCCGCCGCAATCGTATCAAATACCAACGACGACTTCCCCGATCCCGATAAGCCAACGAAAACAGTCGTCCGATATTTGGGAATCCGTAAACTAACCTGTTGTAAGTTATTTTGCGTCGCCCGATGCACATCAATGGACCCATCTTCAAATACTGATTGCATGCCAAACCCCTCTCTTTTTCAAACCAATTCACGTTGCGATTAAACACCGCCGCTCAACGAATTAACAGCACTATTGCATGTTTTAATTATAAGACTGGTCGCCTGAATGGTTAAGTAAAAGGGCCACTAGTTAACCAATTTGCAATGAGCAATTGATTAATTAACGGTCCCTTTACTGACAATACATTTACTTTAGCCCTTACGATCTTTCCGGGCTTTCCGAGCTGAAGCTCGTTGTTCAATTCGGCGATCCATCCGCGCTTTATCCGAAATTTTAGTCCGAATACGACGTCGATAGCCGGGCTTGATCTTTTTCTTAGCTTTCTTAACATACCCAACCAAAGTTGGATCAAGCTTTTCTTGATGCTTGCCCCGCTTTTCACGACGGTTACGGTCATAAGAATCCACGATTTCGTCATCCCGAATCGCTTTCGGTTTGAACTTAATTCCTAAGGCTTCCACAGCACTGACCTTGTCTTCTTCACCTGGACTGTAAAGCGTAATTGCGGTCCCAGCCATCCCATTACGACCAGTCCGGCCAACCCGATGAATAAAGAATTCTAAGTCAGTTGGAATATCATCATTAATGACATGTGAAACCCCTTCAATATCAATCCCACGCGCAGCCAAATCAGTTGCCACAACGAATTGATACTTCAGGTTTTGCACGTCACGCATCACCCGCTTACGTTCACGTGGTTTCACGTCACCGTGAATCATCGCTACCGTTAAGCCTTGTTGCTTCAAGTAACGGGTGATTTCTTGAACCCGTTCTTTCGTATTGGCAAAGACCAAGACGAGGTAAGGTTCACCAATCGTCAGCAACCGATAAATAATACTATTCTTGTCATGACTCTTCGTCGAAATCAGCCAATTATCAATGGTTGGACTAATGACCGATTCAACTGGGATTGCTTCCATCACGGGATTATTCATATACTTCTTCAAGAATGGCGTTAATTTTTGCGGCATCGTTGCCGAAAAGACTAACATTTGTAAGTCGGCTGGCATCCGGCCGGCAATTTGATCGACCACATTTAAGAAGCCTAAATCAAGTGTCATATCGGCTTCATCCACAACAAGTTGACTTGCGGTATGCACATTCAAAGCTTGTGAACGCATCAAGTCTAAAATTCGACCCGGTGTCCCAATAATTAATTGCGGTTGATGCCGATTTAATTTATTGATTTGTTCCTGTTTATCCGTCCCACCAACATACAATCCAATGTGAATTGCTTTGGGGCTATGTTGGACTAACTGCTTTGCGGCAGCTTGAATCTGGTAAGCCAGTTCACGACTGGGCGTCGTAATTACGGCTTGAACCCGCCGTTCTTCAGGATCAATACGATTGAGCATTGGTAATAAGAACGTGTGGGTTTTCCCACTCCCAGTGGCTGATTGACCGATAACACTCCGACCCGCTGTAATCACGGGAATCAATTTTTCTTGAACTTTAGTTGGAGTAACAAAATTAATTTCTTGTAACGCCTGCATCAAAAACGGCTGCAGGTTAAATGCCTTGAAACTTGCGGTCATAGTTAAACCTCTTTCTCATATTGACGAGCAACTTGGTCGAGTTCACGCACAACTTGCTCAATTTCTTGTTGATTTTGCGCTTTAGCACCACTCGCCATTGGATGACCACCACCATCATGATTTTTAGCCAATTCATTGATAGCAGGGCCTTTGGACCGTAATCTGATTCGGAAGTCGCCCTCTTTTTGTTGTAAGAAGATTGCCCAAGTCTTAACCGTATCAATCCGACCGGGTAAGGGCACAACGCCCGCAGTACTAGCATCACCAATATCAAAGGACGCCATAATATCATTCGTTAAAATAACATAAGCCGCTCCAGAATCCAGTTGCGTCAAATGCTCATAAACGTACGCTGACAACCGAGCCACTGGTAACGTGATAGTATCTTCAATCCGATTAACCGCAGTTGCGTCTGCGCCGGCTTCCATTAAAGCCGCTGCTGCTCGCATCGTACTAGGTTTCGTTGCTGAATATAAGAAACGGCCGGTATCGCCAACAATCCCCGCATACAGTAATCGGGCAGCATTCGCCGTCAAGGTTAATTCTGCCTGACAAGCGGCGTAGAAGTCATAGACCAATTCACTGGTACTAGACGCATCGACATCGACCCATTGCGGGTCACCAAAGGCATCGTCATTAGGATGATGGTCAATTTTAACTAACGTTTGGCCGCTATTATAAAACTCCCCATCAATCCGTGGCTGATTAGCCGTATCTAAAACTAAGACTAAGGCCCCTTCATAGTCAGCTTCGGTGATGTCATCCATCTGACCGAGCCAGTCGAATCCATGATACTGTTTACCAGGCGTTAACACACGTTTGGTTGGAAAACTAGTCTTAATAATATCAGCCAATCCTAATTGGCTCCCAATCGCATCAGGATCGGGGCGTTGATGGCGTTGAATAATAATGGTTTTTGCTTGTTTAATTAAATTAAAAATTTCTGTTTGGACGGTCATAATGATCCTTCCTATTCCAATATTTACTGGTGGCTCAAATTCGTGTCACAGTACTTTAGTATACCGAACAATTGCCCTCACGCCAAATTAATTAATTATCACCTGGATATAATGGCAACGTTAAGTTTTCAAATGCGAGGGGCGCCAGTCCGGTTAACGTAATGCCTAACAGTCGAATCCCGGTATCAAAGTGCTCATCAACGACGGTATCAAAGATTTCCTCGGCATACTGATCAAAGACCTCCGCATCATTAGGTAAGAATTCAGTAAACGTTTGTCGCTTCGTAATCGTCACAAAGTCGCCATAACGTAATTTTAGGACCAACGTTTTCCCATGTCGTTGGTGTGATTGCATCGTTGCCGTTACTAACTTAGCTAACTGTTTTAAATGAGCTCGGACTTCGGTTTGGGTCTGCAAGAATGGCCCAAAAGTCCGTTCCTTGCCAATTGATTTACGTTCACGTTGATATTCCACTGGCCGATCATCGCTCCCGCGCACCCGGCGATACAAAATATAGCCGAGCTTACCGAAGTGTTGAATTAAATCCATTTCAGTACGGGCCGCTAAATCTCGTCCCGTCTTAATCCCTAAATCATGCATCTTCGGCACCGTTTTCTTACCGACACCTCGAAACTTTTCAATCGGTTCTCGTAATAAGAAGGCAGTCGCATCGTTAGGCAATACAATCGTTACGCCTGCAGGCTTACGATAATCTGAGGCTAACTTAGCGATGAATTTATTGTAAGAAATTCCTGTTGAACAAGTTAAATGCGTTTTATGCCAAATCTCGCGTTGTAGTTGATGAGCCAGCTGAACTGCACTATGGATGCCAGGCTTATTAACGGTCACGTCTAAGTAAGCTTCGTCAAAAGCAATCGGTTCCACCATATCCGTATATTCATGAAAAATCTCATGAATTTGCGCTGACACCTCACGATACAACGGAAAGTTAGGCGTCTTAAACACGGCCTTTGAACAAAGCTCTAGGGCCTTTTGAGCGGGCATGGCCGAATGAATCCCATATTGGCGCGCCACATAATTAGCCGTAGTTACGACACCACGACCACCGGTTTGACGGGGATCATGGGCGATAACCAGCGGTTGGGTGCAGTAAGCCGGCTGCTCCCGTTCTTCAATCGACGCATAAAAAGCATCCATATCGACATGAATAATTTTACGACTAGTATCAATATTAATGGGTGCGGCAATGATTGCTGTGGCCATCTGATCCCCTCCTAATCACTCCATTATACACAAACGTGTGTTCTGAACGCAATCAGGAAACCCTTTAATAATGAAAAGAGCCCGAGATTTAAAATCCCAGACTCTCAACGTAACATCGTTCAAAATTAATGTCGTTTCAAGAAATAATAACCAAACCCACCAATCAATCCTAGACTAACCACTGCAGCCATCGCAATCACTGCGGCACGGGTTGTCGCCGAGTTCGTCTTAGTCGCTACCTTAGCCTTAGTTGGCGCAATCGCAGCGGCTTTAGTCTTAGGTGTCGTGGTTGACTTAGCTCGCGCCACGGTCCCGGCTGACTTCGTCGCTTTAGCTTTGGTTGCTTCGGTCGTTTTAACCGCGGCGGTAGCCTGAGCTTGCGCCGTTGCTAGGGTCACTTGTGGGGCTTTAGCTACCGTTGTTGGAGTCGCAGTAATAGTGCCCACTGGCTGTGATGCAGCGGCCGTAACTGCCGTTGAGGTCGCAGTAGTTGCCCTGACCGGTGTTGTAACTGCCTTAGTCGCTGCCATCGGTATCACGGTTGCTTGGTACCGACGTTGACCAGTCTTAGTTGCAGTTCGAACAGTGTCGGTCGACTTAGTCTCCTGACTAACTGTACTTTCGCTCCCAGTAACCGGCGTCTGTGAATCAGATTCACTAGGTTGCTTAGCCGGCGCCGTAATCACTGGTTTAGCTGGCTTTGAGGCCGCTACCACCGTGATGATTGCCGTGCTAGTCTGCGTTTGACTATGACTATCCGTATAACGATACGTCACGTGATAACGTCCGGGTTGCGTGGTGTTTACATTGCCCGTTACCGTCACATCGGCCAGCGTAATGGCTTGACCATTGGCATCAACCCCACCGTTAAAGTTCGCTGCTTGCTGCCACGTGTCATTAACCGCTAATGTACTATTATTAACGGTAAATGACCGTGCTGGCGCTAATACGGTAACATAAGTTGCTTGTGTGATCACATTGCCTTGGCGATCCGTATACGAATAGGTCACCTTGGTCGTTCCCGGTTGGCGCGTGTTAATTTGCTTATCCACTGTGACCGCTGAATAATTTAGTGCCTGTCCAGTAATCGTGGTGCCGGCAAAATCAGTTTGTGGTGACCAACTAGCACCATTTTCAACCGTCACCGTCGCTGGCACCGTGAGGCTGGCTTTAGAAGCCACAACCGTCACGGTCGCCGTTTCAGTCTGTGTCTGCTGATGCCGATCCGTATAGGTATAGGTCACCTGATAAGTACCAGGCTGGTTCGTTTTAACTTGATCCGCCCCGGTTACCGTCACATTAGCCAACGTGATAGCTTGCCCATCGGCAGCTACCCCGGCCGTGGCAAAGTTAGCCGCTGGCAACCAGGTTGTCTTTGGACCAGCGATGAGCGTCTGATTCTTAACGGTAAATCCCTTAGCTGGCGCTAACACCGTAACTTTAGTGGTACCGGTCTTAACGTTCCCTTGACTATCGGTGTACGTATAAGTCACCGAATAAGTCCCGGCTTGCGTGGTTTTAACTGGATTATCCACTGAAACTGCCGCATAATCCAACTGATTACCAACCGCATCGGTCCCAGTAAAGGCCGTTGCTGGTGTCCAATCAGCGCCATTTTCAATCGTCGTGGTCGTTGGCACCGTCACACTGGCCTGAGAAGCCACGACCGTAATCGTCGCCGTTGCTGTCTGGGTCTGTTGGTGACTATCCGTATAGGTATACGTCACTTGATACGTCCCTGGTTTGGTCGAATCGACTGCGCCAGCTACTTGCACGTTTGCCAACGTAATCGCCGTGCCATTCGCATCTAAACCAGCGGCGCCAAAACTATCCGCTTGTGACCATGTAGCTTTAGGGCCAGCAATTACCGTAGTATCTTTCACAGTGAACCCTTGGGCCGGCGCTAAGACGGTCACTTTGGTAATACCAGTCTTAACGTTACCTTGACTATCCGTGTATGAATACGTAACTGTATAGGTCCCGGCTTGCGTGGTTTTGACTGGATTATCGACCGTCACGGCCGCATAAGCCAATGCCTTACCAGTAACATCCGTCCCGGCAAAATCGGTTGCTGGAGACCAATCTGTGCCATTTTCAATGGTAGTCGTGGTTGGCACCGTTACACCGGCCTGAGAAGCAACGACCGTAATTGTCACCGTTTCAGTCTGGATCTGCTGGTGACTATCGGTATAGGTGTAGGTCACTTGATAAGTGCCTGGCTTGGTTGAATCCACTTGACCAGTCACTCGAACGTTTGCCAACGTGATGGCTGTCCCATTGGCATCTAAGCCAGCACTATCAAAGTTATCGGCTTGGGCCCAAGTGGTTTTAGGACCCGCAATTAACGTACTATCTTTGACCGTAAAGGCTTTTGCCGGTGCTAAGACGGTAACCTGTGTCGTGACTGGCGCTATAACGTTGCCTTGACTATCTGTGTATGAATAAGTCACCGTATAAGTCCCGGCTTGCGTCATATTAACTGGATTATCCACCGAAACTGCTGCATAATCCAACTGATGACCTGCCGCATCGTTCCCAGTAAAGTCCGTTGCGGGTGTCCAATCAGCGCCATTTTCAACCGTAGTAGTCGTGGGCACCTTCAAACCAGCTTTAGAAACGGCCACTGTAATCGTCACCGTGTCAGTCTGCGTTTTTTTGTGACTATCCGTATAGGTATAAGTCACTTGATAAGTGCCCGCTTTAGTTGGATCAACGGTGCCACTCACTTGCACGTTTGCCAACGTAATCGCAGTCCCATTGGCATCTAAGCCAGCACTAGCAAAATTATTGGCTTGCGACCAAGTGGTTTTAGGACCCGCAATTAACGTACTATCGTTGACCGTAAAGGGTTTTGCCGGTGCTAAGACGGTAACCTGGGTCGTGACTGGCGCTATAACATTACCTTGACTATCCGTGTATGAATAAGTCACCGTATAAGTCCCAGCCTGCGTCATATTAACTGGATTATCGACCGTCACGGCCGCATAATCCAACTTTTTGCCAGCCGCATCGTGCCCGTCAAAGTTCGTCGCTGGTGTCCAATCAGCGCCATTTTCAACCGTAGTAGCGGTTGGCACCTTCACACTGGCTTGAGAAGCCACTAAGGTTACTATCCCAGTCGCTTCAAACACATAACCATTTTGATCAGTATAGTGATAAAGCACCGAGTAAGCACCAAGATGGTCAGTATCAAAGACTGGCATCGCCCCAGCCGTAGCGGTCGCATCATTTTGACGCGTCCAAGTCGTCGTGATATTAGCTAGCACCAGTGGACCACCCACTCTGCCATCTTGACCACTAACAACTGGTTGCCACGACGTCGCTGGTCCGACAATCAGTTGTTGATCACTAACACTAAATGTGGTGCGCCGAAAAGTCACATTTTTAAGCTCATCATGCTCTTGATAATAATCAGGATCAATCATCTGTTGCGTGGTATAAATCGTCGAGTTCACATCATCAACACTAGCAGTCCATACATCATCAGTTATTTCAGCGGGAAGGTTCATATCCGCAGTTAAAAAATAACTACTTGGTAATTTCAAAGTGGCTAGAGCAGTCATCCCCTTAAACATATCAGCAGACCCAGTACCGTTAT
This genomic window from Lactobacillus sp. CBA3606 contains:
- a CDS encoding immunoglobulin-like domain-containing protein, with product MRQIKDDKLTYKMYKKGRFWVFAGIMMTTWQLNTMTVRAATNQTSTESSSVTATVSAASQSSTTVVASSAATSSTSAASAISSTSASATSTTAVSAASTSTTSTTTSAATSSVATRTSQIAVTSSVATAKTVTASSNSVTSQAGTTSQATVATNATSASSSASAVTPISTTASSVSSTSAVTPISTAASSVSSTSAVATSEVSATSSAVVASDGVTSVATTDSAVTTTATTVLPTSTAVAAVATVKPQVKSAMTAVTTVESGTYGTVDWTLDSEGVLHIQGGTLVNSALDDVAAEYDPLPDNRWQGNDAIKKISFEGAVFGATIMGSLFSNNQNLTVVTKTAAGSFDGSKINITTKMFANDAKLVTVDDIFTNWGPNLMDMSEMFSGDVQLQHIDVSKWNTAKVFMLDRMFQNANVSSIDISNWSFENSGGDVYFGGMFQGATGVTAKIVESLPLADSFSSQQNIFLPQTFQGATFADSDIDLTGWNFDKAISADNLFADTKNLKTVNISGWNIAFSPRMFANSEVKTVIASNIIFNSNPSDWLSNANKLTELNIDGADFRDLNDFLSTFKELPSLTKLSAVNCKFKLYTDQFGNTNMTAMFQGDDKLTTVDLVGWDVSQVTSIAGLFSNLANLTTVDLSGWDVRQVTNLAGLFSNSVNLTTIDLSGWDVSNVSLLSDIFAGLSNLTTLDLTGWVTSDNLVGTKRMFQGDAKLATLDLSSLVMTNVIVKPWILDNGTGSADMFKGMTALATLKLPSSYFLTADMNLPAEITDDVWTASVDDVNSTIYTTQQMIDPDYYQEHDELKNVTFRRTTFSVSDQQLIVGPATSWQPVVSGQDGRVGGPLVLANITTTWTRQNDATATAGAMPVFDTDHLGAYSVLYHYTDQNGYVFEATGIVTLVASQASVKVPTATTVENGADWTPATNFDGHDAAGKKLDYAAVTVDNPVNMTQAGTYTVTYSYTDSQGNVIAPVTTQVTVLAPAKPFTVNDSTLIAGPKTTWSQANNFASAGLDANGTAITLANVQVSGTVDPTKAGTYQVTYTYTDSHKKTQTDTVTITVAVSKAGLKVPTTTTVENGADWTPATDFTGNDAAGHQLDYAAVSVDNPVNMTQAGTYTVTYSYTDSQGNVIAPVTTQVTVLAPAKAFTVKDSTLIAGPKTTWAQADNFDSAGLDANGTAITLANVRVTGQVDSTKPGTYQVTYTYTDSHQQIQTETVTITVVASQAGVTVPTTTTIENGTDWSPATDFAGTDVTGKALAYAAVTVDNPVKTTQAGTYTVTYSYTDSQGNVKTGITKVTVLAPAQGFTVKDTTVIAGPKATWSQADSFGAAGLDANGTAITLANVQVAGAVDSTKPGTYQVTYTYTDSHQQTQTATATITVVASQASVTVPTTTTIENGADWTPATAFTGTDAVGNQLDYAAVSVDNPVKTTQAGTYSVTYTYTDSQGNVKTGTTKVTVLAPAKGFTVKNQTLIAGPKTTWLPAANFATAGVAADGQAITLANVTVTGADQVKTNQPGTYQVTYTYTDRHQQTQTETATVTVVASKASLTVPATVTVENGASWSPQTDFAGTTITGQALNYSAVTVDKQINTRQPGTTKVTYSYTDRQGNVITQATYVTVLAPARSFTVNNSTLAVNDTWQQAANFNGGVDANGQAITLADVTVTGNVNTTQPGRYHVTYRYTDSHSQTQTSTAIITVVAASKPAKPVITAPAKQPSESDSQTPVTGSESTVSQETKSTDTVRTATKTGQRRYQATVIPMAATKAVTTPVRATTATSTAVTAAASQPVGTITATPTTVAKAPQVTLATAQAQATAAVKTTEATKAKATKSAGTVARAKSTTTPKTKAAAIAPTKAKVATKTNSATTRAAVIAMAAVVSLGLIGGFGYYFLKRH